In Helianthus annuus cultivar XRQ/B chromosome 9, HanXRQr2.0-SUNRISE, whole genome shotgun sequence, the following are encoded in one genomic region:
- the LOC110915205 gene encoding DExH-box ATP-dependent RNA helicase DExH18, mitochondrial, whose product MARNPATRLLRLCSSQYKLSKVRFFPSSNRVSSHSTQTHQSFCFFHPKTTKFHHISPLGLDFRVPGFSYCTIESTVSEHDDNNNKKKKKKEEENQVSASHVANVDPVQLYHRLRDGPVARKLGVEQWEQLTEIFRCFARSGWASNQALAIYIGASFFPTAAHNFRSFFFKKCDDEIVDYLLSLGPGNESERFLFPIFVEYCLEEFPDEIKKFRSMISSADLTKPETWFPFARAIKRKIIYHCGPTNSGKTYNALQRFMEAKKGIYCSPLRLLAMEVFDKVNSLGVYCSLLTGQEKKYVPFGNHTACTVEMVSTEELYEVAVIDEIQMMSDVYRGYAWTRALLGLQADEIHLCGDPSVLDIVRKICQETGDELIENHYERFKPLVVEAKTLLGDIRNVRSGDCVVAFSRREIFEVKLAIEKHTNHKCCVIYGALPPETRRHQANLFNEQGNEYDILVASDAVGMGLNLNIRRVVFYSLSKYNGDKIVPVPASQVKQIAGRAGRRGSIYPDGLTTTLHLDDLDYLIECLQKSFDEVKKVGLFPFYEQVELFAGQIADVTFSQLLEKFGENCRLDGSYFLCKHDHIKKVANMLEKVQGLSLEDRFNFCFAPVNIRDPKAMYHLLRFAQSYAQNVPVSLAMGMPKTSARNDTELLDLESKHQVVSMYLWLSNHFKEETFPYVKKAEAMATDIAELLGQSLIKANWKPESRNQGKKSNDDEDGYKRPRSMVKLQEQKRQEKDLKSVEKVTA is encoded by the exons ATGGCAAGAAACCCTGCAACTCGTCTTCTCCGCCTATGTTCTTCCCAATATAAACTCTCAAAGGTCAGATTTTTCCCATCTTCTAATCGAGTTTCTTCACATTCCACACAAACCCACCAATCTTTTTGCTTTTTTCATCCTAAAACAACCAAATTTCATCATATTTCCCCTTTAGGGTTAGATTTTAGGGTTCCTGGTTTCAGTTATTGCACAATAGAATCTACAGTGTCAGAAcatgatgataataataataagaagaagaagaagaaggaggagGAAAATCAAGTATCTGCATCACATGTTGCAAATGTTGATCCTGTACAACTTTATCATAGGCTTCGTGACGGTCCGGTTGCGAGAAAATTAGGGGTAGAGCAGTGGGAACAACTTACTGAAATTTTTAGGTGTTTTGCGAGGTCGGGTTGGGCTTCGAATCAGGCTCTAGCTATATACATTGGTGCTTCGTTTTTCCCGACTGCTGCGCATAACTTTAGGAGCTTTTTTTTCAAGAAATGTGATGATGAGATTGTCGACTACTTGTTGTCGTTGGGTCCTGGTAATGAATCCGAGAGGTTTTTGTTTCCAATATTTGTCGAGTATTGTTTGGAAGAGTTTCCGGATGAGATTAAGAAGTTTAGGAGTATGATTTCGTCTGCGGATTTGACGAAACCTGAGACGTGGTTTCCGTTTGCTAGAGCGATTAAACGTAAGATTATATATCATTGTGGGCCGACGAATAGTGGTAAAACGTATAATGCTTTGCAAAGGTTTATGGAAGCGAAAAAGGGTATTTATTGTAGTCCGCTTCGGCTTTTGGCTATGGAGGTTTTTGATAAGGTGAATTCATTAGGTGTGTATTGTAGTTTGCTTACGGGTCAAGAAAAGAAGTATGTTCCTTTTGGGAATCACACCGCCTGCACTGTTGAAATGGTTTCTACAGAAGAGTTGTATGAGGTGGCTGTTATTGATGAAATTCAAATGATGTCGGATGTGTATAGAGGATACGCGTGGACCCGCGCTTTGCTTGGTTTGCAAGCTGACGAGATACATTTATGTGGGGATCCAAGTGTTTTGGATATTGTCAGAAAAATTTGTCAAGAAACCGGTGATGAGTTGATTgaaaatcattacgaaagattcaAACCATTAGTGGTTGAAGCTAAGACTTTGTTAGGAGACATAAGAAACGTTCGTTCGGGTGATTGTGTTGTTGCGTTTTCAAGAAGAGAGATTTTTGAGGTGAAGTTAGCTATCGAAAAGCACACGAATCATAAATGTTGTGTTATTTACGGCGCATTGCCACCTGAGACCCGTAGACACCAAGCTAACTTGTTCAACGAACAAGGTAACGAGTATGACATATTGGTTGCAAGTGATGCTGTAGGAATGGGATTAAACCTTAATATAAGACGTGTAGTTTTTTATAGTCTTTCAAAGTACAACGGTGATAAAATCGTGCCCGTTCCCGCATCACAAGTGAAGCAGATTGCGGGTCGGGCTGGGCGTAGAGGAAGTATTTATCCCGATGGGCTTACAACCACTTTACACTTAGACGATTTGGACTATCTGATCGAATGCTTACAAAAATCGTTCGATGAAGTTAAGAAAGTGGGCCTCTTCCCATTCTACGAGCAAGTCGAGTTATTCGCTGGACAAATCGCAGACGTTACTTTCTCCCAGTTACTTGAAAAATTTGGCGAAAATTGTCGTTTGGATGGATCGTACTTTTTGTGCAAACACGATCATATAAAAAAGGTCGCTAACATGTTGGAGAAAGTTCAAGGGCTCTCGCTTGAAGACCGGTTTAACTTCTGTTTTGCTCCGGTTAACATTCGGGATCCAAAGGCGATGTATCATTTATTAAGATTTGCTCAATCGTACGCTCAAAACGTGCCGGTTAGTTTAGCTATGGGGATGCCGAAGACTTCTGCTAGAAACGATACAGAGTTGTTGGATCTTGAGAGTAAGCATCAAGTTGTATCTATGTATCTATGGCTGTCGAATCACTTCAAGGAGGAAACTTTTCCGTATGTGAAGAAAGCGGAGGCCATGGCGACTGATATTGCTGAGTTATTGGGTCAATCGCTTATTAAAGCAAACTGGAAACCGGAATCGAGAAATCAAGGGAAGAAGTCGAATGATGATGAGGATGGTTATAAGAGGCCTAGATCAATGGTTAAGCTGCAAGAACA GAAAAGGCAAGAAAAAGATTTAAAGTCTGTAGAGAAGGTGACTGCATAA
- the LOC110915204 gene encoding protein MRG1, which translates to MGSSKDDSATDGDKSTANRRRPDSTSNLYSDGEKVLAYHGPRIYEAKVQKAEIRKNEWKYFVHYLGWNKNWDEWVGVDRLMKYTDENIQKQQALDKKQGAEKNPKSGRSSHAKPKILNDVKVEKEDVKSSGAKGKKRKSDSSTEKGNASVEKPVKIQIPSTLKKQLVDDWEFVNHQDKLVKLPRSPNVDDILAKYLEYRSKKDGMMTDAVGEILKGLRCYFDRALPVILLYNKERKQFQEFVTDNVSPSTIYGAEHLLRLFVKLPELLPYVNIEEDLAMRLQQKFLDFLKFLQKNQTSFFISSYDGSKDSDSSAVRGKTSQE; encoded by the exons ATGGGGAGTTCCAAAGACGATTCCGCCACAGACGGCGACAAATCCACCGCCAATCGCCGCCGTCCGGACTCCACTTCCAACCTCTACTCCGACGGCGAGAAAGTCCTCGCTtatcacggccctcgcatctacgAAGCAAAG GTTCAAAAGGCGGAGATACGAAAGAATGAGTGGAAATACTTCGTTCATTACCTT GGTTGGAATAAAAA TTGGGATGAATGGGTTGGTGTTGACCGTCTGATGAAATATACCGATGAGAACATTCAGAAGCAGCAAGCCCTTGACAAAAAACAAGGTGCCGAAAAGAACCCTAAATCTGGACGCTCAAGTCACGCTAAGCCAAAAATACTAAATG ATGTAAAGGTGGAAAAAGAGGATGTCAAGAGTAGTG GGGCAAaagggaagaagagaaagagtgACTCGAGTACAGAG AAAGGGAATGCATCTGTTGAAAAGCCGGTGAAGATTCAAATTCCATCAACTTTAAAGAAACAACTTGTGGATGATTGGGAATTCGTTAATCATCAAGATAAG CTTGTTAAACTTCCTCGCTCTCCAAATGTTGATGACATATTGGCGAAGTACCTTGAATACAGGTCAAAGAAGGACGGCAT GATGACGGATGCGGTCGGAGAGATATTAAAGGGATTAAGGTGTTATTTCGACAGAGCGTTACCAGTTATTCTTTTGTACAATAAGGAGCGTAAACAATTTCAAGAATTCGTTACAGATAATGTTTCTCCTTCAACCATATACGGTGCTGAACATCTCTTGCGTCTGTTTG TTAAATTACCCGAGTTATTGCCATATGTTAACATAGAAGAGGATCTGGCCATGCGTTTGCAGCAAAAATTTCTCGACTTCCTCAA GTTTTTGCAAAAGAATCAAACGtctttcttcatttcttcttaCGATGGGTCAAAGGATTCAGACAGCTCAGCAGTGAGGGGCAAAACGAGTCAGGAGTAG
- the LOC110915206 gene encoding probable cadmium/zinc-transporting ATPase HMA1, chloroplastic has product MWLICSNRRRVVIDRNKAVGHAAMLCYGRRSFITGSSTTPSSMAAASTMTTLRLPTSLTLPPTRRRRLRVNSLPPFLLKSLIFPPNSLPKPLPTRIFPITCHSKTTNHHHNHHHNHDHEIHSHDHGHGHNHHHHHHHHHHGGGEYKLTKTQLAFADFAKAVKWSELADFLREHLELCCFSTALFLAAAACPYLLPKASVKAVQHVLALVAFPLVGVSASYDALLDIAGGKVNIHVLMALAAFASAFMGNALEGGLLLAMFNLAHIAEEYFTSRSKVDVKELKENYPEFALVLEVNNQKLLNFSDLKYHEVPVNELEVGSFILVKAGESVPVDCEVFKGRSTITIEHLTGEVKPVERDVGDRIPGGARNIDGMMILKAKKTWKESMLNKIVQLTEEAQQRKPKLQRWLDQFGENYSKAVIILSVAVALIGPVIFKWPFFSTPACRGSFYRALGLMVAASPCALAVAPLAYATAISACAKKGILLKGGHVFDSLASCHTVAFDKTGTLTTGEFMCKAIEPIHGHEATASCCVPTCEKEALAVAAAMEKGTTHPIGRAVINHSQENELPAVYVESFENLPGRGLFATLSSNQPGFGGRQELKASLGSVEYITSQFNSTYESQQIKDAVIKSSYGTDLVRAALSVNNKKVTLFHFEDKPRIGTKDVILELKQQAKLHVMMLTGDHELSARRVANAVGIDEIHCSLKPEDKLNHVTNIPRDTGRGLVMVGDGINDAPALAAATVGVVLAQRASATAIAVADILLLQDNISGVPFCIAKSRQTTTLVKLNVALALCSIMLASLTSVMGFLPLWLTVLLHEGGTLLVCLNSIRALEEPTWSWRADVLQIFNKFKSLLTSVTKNTPTIQAAPS; this is encoded by the exons ATGTGGTTGATATGTAGCAATAGAAGGCGTGTGGTCATTGACAGAAACAAAGCCGTGGGGCATgctgctatgctatgctatggaAGAAGAAGCTTTATAACTGGATCTTCAACAACCCCATCATCAATGGCAGCAGCGTCAACAATGACTACTCTTCGTCTTCCCACTTCTCTCACTCTCCCCCCCACCAGAAGACGAAGGCTCCGAGTCAACTCACTCCCCCCCTTTCTTCTCAAATCCCTAATTTTCCCCCCTAATTCGCTCCCAAAACCCTTACCTACCCGCATTTTTCCCATCACCTGCCATTCCAAAACCACCAACCACCATCATAATCACCACCATAATCATGATCATGAGATTCACAGTCACGATCATGGTCATGgtcacaatcatcatcatcaccatcatcatcatcatcacggTGGTGGTGAATACAAGCTTACGAAAACACAACTGGCGTTTGCTGATTTCGCTAAGGCTGTTAAGTGGAGTGAGCTTGCTGACTTCTTAAGGGAGCATTTAGAGCTGTGTTGTTTCTCCACTGCCTTGTTTTTAGCTGCTGCTGCTTGCCCTTACTTGCTCCCCAAGGCTTCTGTGAAGGCTGTTCAGCATGTTTTAGCTCTTGTGGCTTTTCCTCTTGTTGGg GTGTCAGCATCATATGATGCACTGTTAGATATTGCTGGTGGGAAAGTTAATATTCATGTATTAATGGCTCTTGCTGCATTTGCATCTGCATTTATGGGGAATGCACTAGAAGGAGGCTTGCTTCTAGCAATGTTCAATTTGGCTCACATCG CTGAAGAGTATTTCACTAGTCGGTCAAAAGTTGATGTCAAGGAGTTGAAAGAGAACTATCCAGAGTTCGCCCTCGTACTTGAAGTTAACAACCAAAAGTTACTAAACTTTTCCGATTTGAAATACCACGAGGTCCCGGTTAATGAGTTAGAAGTTGGATCATTTATCTTGGTCAAAGCTGGAGAGTCGGTTCCTGTAGATTGCGAAGTTTTCAAAGGTAGGTCAACAATCACAATTGAGCATTTGACCGGTGAAGTGAAACCAGTAGAACGCGATGTCGGTGACAGAATTCCTGGCGGCGCAAGAAATATAGACGGTATGATGATTCTCAAG GCAAAGAAGACGTGGAAAGAATCTATGCTGAATAAGATAGTGCAGCTGACAGAAGAAGCTCAACAAAGGAAACCGAAGCTTCAAAGGTGGTTGGATCAGTTTGGTGAGAATTACAGCAAGGCAGTTATCATTCTATCAGTTGCGGTTGCCCTCATTGGCCCCGTTATTTTCAAGTGGCCGTTCTTCAGTACTCCAG CTTGCAGGGGTTCATTTTACCGAGCATTAGGGCTCATGGTTGCAGCATCACCGTGCGCTTTGGCTGTGGCTCCGTTGGCTTACGCTACTGCAATCAGTGCGTGTGCCAAAAAG GGAATATTGCTAAAGGGTGGACATGTTTTTGACTCTCTAGCTTCCTGTCACACCGTTGCATTTGATAAGACTGGGACATTGACGACAGGGGAGTTTATGTGCAAAGCGATTGAGCCCATACACGGACATGAAGCTACCGCTTCTTGTTGCGTTCCGACGTGTGAGAAAGAAGcccttgctgttgctgctgctatGGAAAAAGGCACCACCCACCCGATCGGAAG AGCGGTTATAAATCATAGTCAAGAAAACGAGCTTCCTGCTGTTTATGTTGAAAGCTTTGAGAATCTCCCTGGTAGAGGTCTTTTTGCTACATTATCTAGCAATCAG CCAGGCTTTGGAGGGCGCCAAGAGTTAAAGGCATCACTCGGTTCCGTTGAATACATCACGTCACAATTCAACTCTACATATGAATCACAACAGATTAAGGATGCAGTAATCAAGTCTTCATATGGAACTGACTTGGTCCGTGCTGCACTCTCCGTCAACAACAAAAAG GTAACTCTGTTTCACTTTGAGGATAAACCTCGAATTGGGACAAAAGATGTCATCTTGGAATTGAAACAACAAGCAAAGCTTCATGTAATGATGTTAACCGGTGACCATGAGCTTAGTGCACGAAGGGTTGCTAATGCAGTCGGCATTGATGAAATTCATTGCAGCTTAAAGCCCGAGGATAAACTCAATCATGTCACTAACATCCCTAGAGATACAG GAAGAGGTCTGGTGATGGTTGGTGATGGTATTAATGATGCACCGGCACTTGCTGCTGCTACCGTTGGTGTTGTGCTGGCACAACGTGCTAGTGCAACTGCTATAGCCGTTGCAGATATATTACTACTTCAAGATAATATTTCTGGTGTTCCATTTTGTATCGCAAAGTCTCGCCAAACCACCACCCTG GTGAAATTGAATGTTGCACTTGCCTTATGTAGCATTATGCTGGCCTCCCTTACTTCAGTTATGGGATTTCTCCCTTTGTGGCTTACG GTTCTTCTACATGAAGGAGGGACGCTGCTTGTGTGTCTAAATTCTATACGCGCTCTTGAAGAACCGACATGGTCATGGAGGGCAGATGTTCTACAAATATTCAACAAATTCAAGTCTCTGCTCACTTCCGTCACGAAAAACACCCCGACAATCCAGGCTGCACCCTCTTAA